From a single Cytophagales bacterium WSM2-2 genomic region:
- a CDS encoding membrane protein has protein sequence MSTLQRFNQLKAIRIRRINITRGIKDAFFILLGVAAAGFGLKGFLLPNHFLDGGVMGISLLVNLLYNVDLSILVIIINVPFIIIGYTQVSKVFAIKTLIGIVLLAIALAYVEFPIVTSDKLLIAFFGGFFLGAGIGLSIRGGSVLDGTEILAIYSSRKTTLTVGDIILAFNIIIFSVAAYLMHIETALYAILTYLVASKTVDFVVHGIEEYTSVMIVSEKSNEIKDAIIHNMGRGVTVLKGKSGFGKKGHRTFDVDVIFTVITRLELQKLKTEIAKIDPDAFVVENSVNDIKGGMIKKRPLEE, from the coding sequence ATGAGTACACTACAACGCTTCAATCAACTGAAAGCGATCCGGATTCGCCGGATTAACATCACGCGTGGAATCAAGGACGCTTTCTTCATCCTCCTCGGTGTAGCCGCAGCTGGCTTCGGGCTAAAAGGCTTTCTTTTACCAAATCATTTTTTGGATGGAGGTGTGATGGGAATTTCACTCCTAGTCAACCTGCTGTATAATGTCGATCTCTCCATACTTGTGATCATTATCAATGTTCCATTTATCATTATCGGCTATACGCAAGTCTCAAAAGTTTTTGCCATCAAAACCCTGATCGGAATCGTTCTTCTTGCGATCGCGTTGGCGTACGTAGAATTTCCAATCGTAACGTCTGATAAATTACTGATTGCTTTTTTCGGAGGGTTCTTTCTGGGTGCAGGTATTGGTTTATCCATTCGTGGTGGCAGTGTATTGGATGGCACTGAAATTCTCGCCATCTACTCCAGTCGCAAAACCACGCTTACAGTAGGCGATATAATTCTTGCATTCAACATCATCATATTTTCTGTAGCAGCATACCTGATGCATATCGAAACTGCGCTGTACGCAATTCTTACTTACCTCGTTGCCAGCAAAACTGTCGATTTTGTTGTACACGGTATTGAAGAATACACGAGTGTCATGATTGTGTCGGAAAAAAGTAATGAAATCAAAGATGCCATCATCCACAATATGGGCCGTGGTGTGACGGTCCTCAAGGGGAAAAGCGGCTTTGGAAAGAAAGGACATCGTACATTTGATGTCGATGTTATTTTCACCGTCATCACTCGCCTGGAGCTTCAAAAATTGAAAACTGAAATTGCCAAAATCGATCCTGATGCTTTTGTGGTGGAAAACAGCGTGAATGACATCAAGGGTGGAATGATCAAGAAGAGGCCACTGGAGGAATAG
- the leuB gene encoding 3-isopropylmalate dehydrogenase, whose protein sequence is MKKKIIILPGDGIGKEVTAEGKKVLEVIAQKFGHDFEFDEAQIGHEAIESTGQALPDETLVKLKNCDAILFGAVGHPKYDNDPTLKVRPEQGLLKMRKELGLYANLRPIKLFDELLGASSIKPEILQGSDILFFRELTGDVYFGEKGRSDNGATAFDLMIYQRYEIERIAHKAFRAAQTRKKKVTSVDKANVLESSRLWRETVQQVGKQYPDIQLEHQFVDATAMKLIQNPRSFDVVLTGNLFGDILTDEASQIAGSMGMLASASIGDSVGLYEPIHGSAHDITGKGIANPLASILSVALMLDISFGMKKESEDVIMSVQQILKEGYRTSDIADKNTDKLKILGTSAMGKKIVDRLSKNKALDSTALNTASFIASVS, encoded by the coding sequence ATGAAGAAAAAGATAATCATACTTCCCGGAGACGGAATCGGAAAAGAAGTGACTGCTGAAGGCAAAAAAGTCCTGGAGGTTATTGCACAAAAATTCGGTCACGATTTTGAATTCGATGAAGCTCAGATTGGTCATGAAGCGATAGAATCTACTGGACAAGCGCTCCCTGACGAGACGCTCGTGAAATTAAAGAACTGTGACGCGATACTCTTTGGTGCTGTCGGTCATCCTAAATATGACAATGACCCCACACTGAAAGTAAGACCAGAGCAGGGTCTGCTAAAAATGCGGAAGGAGTTGGGCCTTTACGCCAATCTTCGTCCAATTAAGTTGTTTGATGAATTGCTGGGAGCTTCAAGTATCAAGCCTGAGATCCTTCAGGGATCGGATATTTTATTTTTTCGTGAACTGACTGGTGATGTTTACTTCGGAGAGAAAGGAAGAAGTGATAATGGCGCAACTGCTTTTGACCTGATGATCTACCAGCGCTATGAAATCGAACGTATTGCCCACAAAGCCTTCAGGGCTGCGCAGACTCGGAAAAAGAAGGTGACATCGGTCGATAAAGCGAATGTACTGGAAAGCTCAAGACTATGGAGGGAGACAGTGCAGCAGGTAGGTAAGCAATACCCCGATATACAATTGGAGCATCAATTTGTCGATGCGACAGCGATGAAGCTCATTCAAAACCCCAGGAGCTTTGATGTAGTCCTCACGGGAAATTTATTTGGAGATATTCTCACGGATGAAGCTTCACAGATTGCAGGTTCAATGGGAATGCTTGCGTCTGCTTCAATTGGTGATTCAGTCGGACTATACGAGCCTATTCACGGAAGTGCGCACGACATCACCGGCAAGGGAATTGCCAATCCATTAGCATCCATTTTATCGGTCGCATTGATGCTCGATATTTCTTTTGGAATGAAAAAGGAATCGGAAGACGTAATCATGTCTGTTCAGCAAATTTTAAAAGAAGGATATCGCACGTCAGACATTGCAGATAAGAACACAGACAAATTGAAAATACTAGGTACCAGTGCAATGGGAAAAAAAATAGTTGATCGGCTTTCTAAAAATAAGGCACTTGATTCCACTGCTCTCAATACTGCCTCCTTTATTGCTTCTGTCAGTTAA
- a CDS encoding 3-isopropylmalate dehydratase small subunit, producing MEKEKFLKLSSTAVPIPVENIDTDQIIPARFLKATTREGFGDNLFRDWRFDVNGQPVKDFVLNSNKYSGKILIGGKNFGCGSSREHAAWAIYDFGFRSVISSFFADIFKNNALNNGLLPVVVSEKFLKKIFDTVSQNTQLEITVDLPSQTVSFGSEQEKFEINAYKKECLMNGYDDIDYLLSLREEISVYDLAH from the coding sequence ATGGAAAAGGAAAAATTTTTAAAACTTAGCTCAACAGCAGTTCCGATCCCTGTCGAGAATATTGATACAGACCAGATCATCCCTGCCCGATTTTTGAAAGCGACTACCCGCGAGGGCTTTGGTGACAATTTGTTTCGCGACTGGAGGTTTGATGTCAACGGTCAACCGGTAAAAGATTTTGTGCTGAATAGTAATAAATACTCAGGGAAGATTTTGATCGGAGGGAAGAATTTTGGATGTGGTAGCAGCCGAGAACATGCAGCATGGGCAATTTATGATTTTGGATTTCGTTCAGTGATCTCGAGTTTTTTTGCAGACATCTTTAAGAACAATGCGTTGAACAACGGTCTGCTCCCGGTAGTAGTTTCCGAAAAATTCCTAAAAAAGATTTTTGACACAGTCAGCCAAAACACTCAATTGGAAATCACTGTTGACCTGCCCAGTCAGACGGTTTCATTTGGTAGCGAACAGGAGAAATTTGAAATCAATGCGTATAAGAAGGAGTGCCTGATGAATGGATACGATGACATTGATTACCTGCTGAGTTTGAGAGAGGAGATAAGTGTATATGACTTGGCCCATTGA
- the leuC gene encoding 3-isopropylmalate dehydratase large subunit, giving the protein MVVSKKLKTIFEKIWDAHVVKRADGHPDALFIDRHFIHEVTSPQAFDGLRKRGIKVFNTLRTTATADHNVPTKDQHLPIKEALSRHQVETLRQNCKEFGVELYDLGHPFQGIVHIIGPELGLTLPGMTIVCGDSHTSTHGAFGNIAFGIGTSEVEQVLATQCVLQYRPKTMKIEINGKLGKGVVSKDIILYIISKISASGATGYFVEYTGSAIQNLSMEARMTICNMSIEMGARGGLIAPDQVTYNYIKGRKFAPQAEAFNEAVAKWEQLKTDDGASYDLELKFDATDIAPMITYGTNPGMGMKVTDRIPTVAELKEISEQTSFKKSLEYMGLESGSQLLNKAIDYVFIGSCTNARIEDLRLVAELVRGKKKAPDVEVWVIPGSKQVETQAKAEGLDKIFEAAGFELRSPGCSACLGMNEDKVPAGKYCVSTSNRNFEGRQGPKSRTFLASPLSAAAAAITGRVTDVREMID; this is encoded by the coding sequence TTGGTTGTGAGCAAAAAACTGAAGACAATATTTGAAAAAATTTGGGACGCACATGTAGTGAAGCGTGCCGATGGTCATCCCGATGCACTTTTTATTGACAGGCATTTCATTCACGAAGTGACAAGTCCGCAGGCATTCGATGGCTTGCGAAAACGAGGAATAAAAGTTTTCAATACGTTGCGCACAACAGCTACGGCTGACCATAATGTTCCTACAAAAGATCAACATCTTCCGATCAAGGAAGCATTGTCTCGTCATCAGGTTGAAACATTAAGACAGAACTGCAAAGAGTTTGGTGTTGAGCTTTACGATCTGGGCCATCCATTTCAGGGTATTGTTCACATCATTGGACCAGAGCTTGGACTGACGTTGCCAGGAATGACTATTGTCTGTGGTGACAGTCATACATCAACTCACGGAGCATTTGGCAACATTGCCTTTGGCATTGGTACCAGCGAAGTAGAACAAGTTCTGGCAACACAATGTGTATTGCAGTATCGTCCGAAGACAATGAAGATTGAAATCAACGGGAAGTTGGGCAAGGGTGTTGTCAGTAAGGATATCATCCTCTACATCATCTCGAAAATATCAGCGAGTGGTGCAACTGGCTACTTTGTTGAATACACCGGAAGTGCGATACAAAACTTATCGATGGAGGCGCGCATGACCATCTGCAATATGAGTATTGAAATGGGCGCTCGTGGCGGACTGATCGCACCTGACCAAGTAACCTACAACTACATCAAGGGAAGAAAATTTGCACCACAAGCGGAGGCATTCAACGAAGCAGTTGCAAAATGGGAACAACTGAAGACTGATGATGGCGCCAGCTATGATTTGGAGTTAAAATTCGATGCGACTGATATAGCTCCAATGATCACGTATGGCACTAATCCGGGCATGGGTATGAAAGTGACTGACAGGATTCCCACCGTTGCGGAATTAAAAGAAATCAGTGAGCAAACCTCATTTAAGAAATCACTGGAGTACATGGGGCTTGAGTCAGGTTCTCAACTTCTGAATAAAGCCATCGACTATGTTTTCATCGGCAGTTGCACGAATGCACGGATCGAAGACTTGCGCCTGGTAGCTGAACTAGTAAGGGGAAAAAAGAAAGCACCGGATGTAGAGGTATGGGTAATTCCAGGTTCAAAGCAAGTAGAGACACAGGCAAAAGCTGAAGGTCTGGACAAAATTTTTGAAGCAGCGGGCTTTGAATTGAGAAGCCCAGGCTGTTCTGCATGTCTTGGCATGAATGAAGACAAAGTTCCAGCAGGAAAATATTGTGTAAGTACAAGTAACCGGAATTTTGAAGGGAGGCAAGGGCCAAAATCACGAACATTCCTGGCAAGTCCGTTATCAGCAGCAGCAGCAGCAATTACGGGAAGAGTGACGGACGTACGGGAAATGATTGATTAA
- the leuA gene encoding 2-isopropylmalate synthase, producing the protein MSQRIQIFDTTLRDGEQVPGCQLKTEEKIVIARELESLGVDVIEAGFPISSPGDFLSVVEISKAVKEPVVCGLTRAKKEDIDVAGEALRYAKRGRIHTGIGSSDVHIKNKFKSTREQVLEQGVWAVRYAKSKGFEVEFYAEDAGRADLAFLAQMTQAVIEAGADVVNIPDTTGYCLPHLYGKRINYLFENVSNITKATISVHCHNDLGLATANTVSGVINGARQVEVTINGIGERAGNTSLEEVAMIFEVHKDMGFVTGIKPEKIYGISKLVSGMMHMPVQANKAIVGANAFAHSSGIHQDGFLKHAENYEIINPSQVGVPSSSIVLTARSGRAALKHRLSLLGHQLEGEELNTLYENFLLVADEKKEVKDEDLLMLVVNVPVLTK; encoded by the coding sequence ATGAGCCAACGAATTCAAATTTTCGATACAACTCTTCGCGATGGTGAGCAGGTACCCGGCTGTCAGTTGAAGACAGAAGAAAAAATTGTGATTGCTCGCGAGCTTGAGTCTTTGGGCGTTGATGTGATTGAAGCCGGCTTTCCTATTTCCAGTCCGGGCGATTTTCTCTCGGTAGTTGAAATTTCCAAAGCGGTAAAAGAGCCGGTCGTTTGCGGATTAACGCGCGCAAAAAAAGAAGATATCGATGTGGCTGGTGAGGCTTTGCGATATGCCAAACGGGGAAGAATTCATACGGGCATTGGATCGAGCGATGTTCACATTAAAAACAAGTTCAAGTCTACACGCGAACAGGTTTTAGAGCAAGGTGTATGGGCTGTTCGTTATGCAAAGAGCAAAGGTTTTGAAGTTGAATTTTATGCGGAGGACGCGGGCCGTGCTGACCTTGCTTTCCTGGCGCAAATGACACAAGCGGTGATCGAGGCAGGTGCTGATGTGGTAAATATTCCGGACACTACAGGCTATTGTCTCCCACACTTGTATGGAAAGAGAATTAATTACTTGTTCGAAAACGTAAGCAACATCACAAAGGCTACTATATCGGTGCATTGCCACAACGATCTTGGATTAGCTACGGCCAACACGGTGAGTGGCGTTATTAATGGGGCAAGACAAGTGGAAGTCACAATCAACGGCATCGGTGAACGGGCTGGAAATACTTCACTTGAAGAAGTTGCAATGATTTTTGAGGTTCATAAAGACATGGGTTTTGTCACAGGTATCAAACCAGAGAAAATCTATGGTATCAGCAAGTTGGTTTCAGGAATGATGCACATGCCCGTGCAGGCCAATAAGGCTATTGTCGGTGCCAATGCTTTCGCACATTCTTCTGGAATACATCAGGATGGTTTTTTGAAACATGCTGAGAATTATGAGATCATCAACCCTTCGCAGGTTGGGGTTCCCTCATCGTCTATTGTGCTCACCGCTCGCAGTGGCCGCGCAGCACTGAAACACCGGTTGTCATTGCTGGGTCATCAACTGGAGGGCGAAGAACTTAACACGCTCTACGAAAATTTTTTGCTGGTTGCCGATGAGAAAAAAGAAGTAAAAGACGAGGACCTTCTGATGCTCGTAGTCAACGTGCCTGTTCTGACGAAATAG